TAGGTTCGGGCTTACGCTATTTTGTTCTGACTATTCTTGCACCGAACTTTCAAAACACTACCTTCTTTCTCTTGCTTTCTTCTACAATCAACACAACACAGAGGTTCTAAGGACGTGTCTAAGGTCcttacatttaaaaaataaggtgtgaataatttttaattttagatattatattattttttaataattaactagtaatcataaatatgaaaaagaagaactaaaaaatgttaaaattaagaaaatagaaaaagtgTTATGTAGCAATTTTAGAGTGTTACATCATTTCTTGatactctcatttatataaattgGGTCATTTGGTAAAATgtctttaaaaatattttttaaagttattttgcactctagcctagttttaataattctttgcttTGCAAAGTAAAAtaggattatatatatatatatatatcttttgaaattaaaatatgattatatatttattatgcaATAAAAGGAAGATTAGATGatatgaaaataaatttttaaaaaatggtGTTTTTATCTGAGGATTAAAATTTCGGTTAATTTAGGAGAATAAATATCAAGAAAAAAGATAagataaatttgaattaatttaaaaagaATAGATTTACATAACAGatataaatatcaaattttaaatttgaatgaatatttaattgagtTTTCGAATCCTAATAGGAATTAGAAATcttgctttatatatatatatatttgagtctAGATCTAGGCTTCAATTAATTGTCTCGAGTTTATAgtttagaacaaaaataagaatcaaaggaaaaTGTCGAGGATTGAAAACATTTCTAAATGTGGCCAATCCTGGAGACGATTTAATGCACTCATGGATGTATGTCATCAGTTTCTTATTGCTGATTTTGTAGACGATGGGCCATCATCAAAGCCATCATCAAATTCTAATTGCAGAGTTAAAGCAAAAGAAAACCTGAAAAGAAAGAGATCCACCGAAGGTGTCGCTGCAGGACCATATCCACCGCCACCTATAACTCCGGCATTGAGTAGGATTATTAGTAATGCACGTGGTATTATTACTCCTGATTCTGATGTTGACCAAGAATCACCAGTCTTCATTCACCAAAAAATGCTTTTTGAAGCCGATGTTAGCAAACAACAGGGTCGACTTTCCATGCCAATAAGTCAAATAATCTCTGATGATTTTCTAAACGATGATGAGAAAAATAAAGTTGAACGAAATGAAGGAATGCAAGTTTACATTATTCAACCTAATTTGGATATAACAAGCCTCGTACTTAAAAAGTGGCAATACgcaaagaaaaataaagcatctTCTCATGTTTCTTATGTATTTATCAAGAATTGGCTCGAtgttgtcaaaaggaatggaCTAGAAAAAGGTCATATTGTTCAGCTTTGGTTTTTTAGAGATATCAATGAGAATGCCTGTTTTACATTGGTCAACCTAAGCAACGGCTCCACttagtaatttttttctttcatgtTTTAGTGTTTTTAGTATAGACTAGAAAGTATCTATAGTcgtttttctttattattatttatttattaaagttGGAAGTGTTTTTTTAGATGGATATTAAGCTTGTAAGTTTGACTGAATAGATTATTAAAGTTTTATgggaattataatttttttaatttgtgtggaaaaatttattaaaaaaaagttaaaagtacgagaaacacaattagtagctaactaaaacaTGAAAATTTCATATTtgatcatagttatgttttctttgattatgaaagtaattttattctattttttctaccaattttccttcatcctttttttctttccatttttctatTATTCTTattcttctcatttttattcatctatctatttttttctttcatttttattttttcttcatttttgtattcatttcttcattttttttctaccaattttttcattcatatttttttcttttcatttttccattatttttcttctttttatttttatttattcatcagtttttttcttcatcatttcttttgtttttgtaacgacccgacttttcttaactagacccacTGAAACGCGACTATGACTATCCGTGGTCAACTAGACTCTTACggtcaactttggtaaaaatGGGACGTTAAAATCTAAATAAACTTTaaagtaaactttagaaaattttacattggagtactttgaaataaaatagtatttggatgggaagttttaaaaacaaaatgtagttaaacgtaacttaagaaatagtTTGTAGCCACATGGCTTTCTTTAAATAAACTagtaaacatgaaattgataaaacTGTTACTGGACTTAGCGGAAAACTTAAGAGAACCTTGACAACCCCGCAGGTCggttgtttcacagtatgcatacttcagacagaatcccctccagctcattgcactgctccttaagctttgcccttacctacacacagagagtaactgatgagctataacgctcagtaaggaagctagctacaactcatgattctactatccaaaacaaactttgcataacataaatgcatatctagaaactgcaaactgagcaacacgtctagcatattcacataagtcaaaGTGTTGTGTAACATACTGAAATCATATAACTGAGCCATCGTATAATCCCCGTGTGGCCTCCACGGCCTAGAGAATACTCACCTCCtgtaccaaaggggtacactccgcTAAAACACGATGACTTTACTGACTTGGCAGATAACCCCGCTATACTGTTGCATGGGGATCCgccctcacaaggtttcccttgtACTGAGCCATCAAGTTATCTGTGGGGTcatgatgtagagtccaagaactttacttagctaagatagatagtagtatgatagtatttatagcattatctttgttactttggatttttggttcagaccaggagttatttggacactcataatagtacttatagattttctaagtttaacctatagtttaagaatattaagtataacctaaggtttgattaatgtgactgatattaaggattatattattatattataaggtttagacatcaaccaataggattttaagcacatgttttgaatggtaattaaggattaagatttttgaggattaaatataataaggagtaaagtttgaatgttatagggtcagtcagctgctttgagtacgttgagggcttagtcaaggctgtttactccattcaaacttagctaaaaatgtgtaatttcgtgtttaaatattcagcgtgtgccgatatatcgcagctatagggggcgatatgtcgcagcacgtagatacggaaaacacaaaacgatgcacggtcgcctcgggcatactggcccaggcgatatattgcctacagggggcgatatatcgcctccttcagcatggattcaaactcttttgaattcatttcctttcagccattcaaactccttcaacagtccagcatcttgtgaacgagtcttcagcctctgctgaacgattattcaaatgattttcacctaaaaagccattatttttattcaagtaaaatcaagatattttcattcccaaactctataaataggacctagtacccagccattattcaccatttgctctaagttcagaagctgctagtgttaagtgagtgtgagagtgtaaacacttggttggggaaaaactataagcttaaacatcataagcttatcaaacactttgggaagtgagttctatagtatttcggtaaaggttagagtgatcttgcaatctttgaggtaaacccaaaactctagttcctttctgtattttatgttatttcctttctcaaaaccttctactcagtcccctaaccttattcttattttggttagggaatccaagctcttaagcatataagtcggtaagtatgttttttatggtttagtctttccatctctttcatttcatctcctttctttagactcactctctcttatggttttaggagtgtttcaaaagtcccaactcagtccataatcccggtaactttggtagggaa
The genomic region above belongs to Humulus lupulus chromosome 1, drHumLupu1.1, whole genome shotgun sequence and contains:
- the LOC133781648 gene encoding B3 domain-containing protein At1g05920-like encodes the protein MDVCHQFLIADFVDDGPSSKPSSNSNCRVKAKENLKRKRSTEGVAAGPYPPPPITPALSRIISNARGIITPDSDVDQESPVFIHQKMLFEADVSKQQGRLSMPISQIISDDFLNDDEKNKVERNEGMQVYIIQPNLDITSLVLKKWQYAKKNKASSHVSYVFIKNWLDVVKRNGLEKGHIVQLWFFRDINENACFTLVNLSNGST